One Sus scrofa isolate TJ Tabasco breed Duroc chromosome 1, Sscrofa11.1, whole genome shotgun sequence DNA segment encodes these proteins:
- the DET1 gene encoding DET1 homolog yields MDHHVSTIKPRRIQNQNVIHRLERRRISSGKAGTHWHQVRVFHQNVFPNFTVVNVEKPPCFLRKFSPDGRYFIAFSSDQTSLEIYEYQGCQAAEDLLQGYEGEILSNGNDQRSVNIRGRLFERFFVLLHITNVAANGEHLNRECSLFTDDCRCVIVGSAAYLPDEPHPPFYEVYRNSESVTPNPRSPLEDYSLHIIDLHTGRLCDTRTFKCDKVVLSHNQGLYLYKNILAILSVQQQTIHVFQVTPEGTFIDVRTIGRFCYEDDLLTVSAVFPEVQRDSQTGMANPFRDPFINSLKHRLLVYLWRRAEQDGSAMAKRRFFQYFDQLRQLRMWKMQLLDENHLFIKYTSEDVVTLRVTDPSQASFFVVYNMVTTEVIAVFENTSDELLELFENFCDLFRNATLHSEVQFPCSASSNNFARQIQRRFKDTIVNAKYGGHTEAVRRLLGQLPISAQSYSGSPYLDLSLFSYDDKWVSVMERPKTCGDHPIRFYARDSGLLKFEIQAGLLGRPINHTVRRLVAFTFHPFEPFAISVQRTNAEYVVNFHMRHCCT; encoded by the exons ATGGATCATCATGTTTCCACCATCAAACCTAGACGGATCCAAAACCAAAACGTTATTCACCGCTTGGAACGCCGGCGGATCAGTTCAGGCAAGGCAGGCACCCACTGGCATCAGGTTCGAGTGTTCCACCAGAATGTCTTCCCCAACTTCACGGTTGTCAACGTTGAAAAGCCACCTTGTTTCTTGCGGAAATTTTCTCCTGATGGACGCTATTTCATTGCTTTCTCTTCAGACCAGACATCTCTTGAAATCTATGAGTACCAGGGCTGCCAGGCAGCAGAGGACCTATTGCAGGGCTATGAGGGGGAGATCTTGTCCAATGGCAATGACCAGCGGTCGGTCAACATCCGAGGCCGGCTCTTTGAACGCTTTTTTGTCCTGCTGCACATCACCAACGTAGCAGCCAATGGTGAGCACCTGAACCGTGAGTGCAGCCTCTTCACTGATGACTGCCGGTGTGTTATCGTGGGCTCAGCTGCCTACCTCCCGGATGAGCCTCACCCTCCTTTTTATGAGGTGTATCGGAACAGTGAATCTGTGACTCCCAACCCCAGGTCCCCTCTGGAGGACTACTCTCTCCACATCATTGACCTTCACACCGGCCGCTTATGTGATACCCGTACCTTCAAGTGTGACAAAGTGGTCCTGTCACACAACCAAGGTCTGTACTTGTACAAGAACATCCTGGCCATCTTGTCAGTGCAGCAGCAAACCATCCATGTCTTCCAGGTGACTCCTGAAGGCACTTTCATTGATGTGAGGACCATCGGCCGCTTCTGCTATGAGGATGACCTGCTCACTGTGTCAGCTGTTTTTCCTGAGGTACAGCGGGACAGTCAGACAGGCATGGCCAATCCTTTCAGAGATCCCTTCATCAATTCCCTGAAACACAGGCTGCTTGTGTATCTCTGGCGCCGGGCAGAACAGGATGGTAGTGCAATGGCCAAGAGGCGCTTCTTCCAGTATTTTGACCAACTACGACAGCTGCGCATGTGGAAAATGCAGCTTCTGGATGAAAACCATCTGTTTATCAAGTACACTAGTGAGGATGTCGTGACCCTGCGAGTCACAGACCCATCACAG gcatctttttttgtggtgtacAATATGGTGACAACAGAGGTGATCGCTGTGTTTGAGAATACATCAGATGAGCTCTTGGAGCTCTTTGAAAACTTCTGTGACCTTTTCCGTAATGCTACCCTGCATAGTGAAGTCCAGTTTCCCTGCTCAGCATCCAGCAACAACTTCGCAAGGCAGATCCAGCGCCG GTTTAAAGACACTATTGTAAACGCCAAGTATGGAGGGCACACGGAGGCAGTGCGCCGGCTGCTGGGTCAGCTCCCCATCAGCGCCCAGTCTTACAGTGGTAGCCCTTACCTTGATTTGTCTCTCTTCAGCTACGATGACAAGTGGGTGTCAGTCATGGAGCGGCCCAAGACTTGTGGCGATCACCCCATCAG GTTCTATGCCCGGGACTCTGGTCTGCTCAAGTTTGAGATTCAGGCAGGCTTACTGGGCCGCCCCATCAACCACACGGTGCGACGCCTTGTTGCCTTCACCTTCCACCCTTTCGAGCCTTTTGCTATCTCTGTGCAGAGGACTAATGCTGAATATGTTGTCAACTTCCACATGCGACACTGCTGCACGTAG